The Thunnus thynnus chromosome 19, fThuThy2.1, whole genome shotgun sequence genome contains the following window.
TACTACACAAATAAAGGTGTGGTAAAGTCTATCAATGAGGCATGTGTTGCTTTTTGTTAACCacttgttctttctcttttctctatcCAGCTACATCTGACTTTAGCCTATTCAGTGATAGCTTCTAGAGTGACCTGGTCCTCGGACCTGTTAACTCTGCAGCCATGCAGCCCCCTCCTCGGACTGGAACTCCTGGAGCCTCTGGCCCTCCTCCCTCTGGGCCTAATATGTTCCGCAGGACCAGGCCTCACAAGCAtacagcagcagccacagcCTCAATGCCACCTGCTACCCAACCCATGACAGACCCTTTTGCTTTTGTCAGAGCTCCTCCCCCTATGGCTGCAGGTGGACCCCCAACAATACCCAACAGCAACCCTCCACCAATGCAAGCCCCACCGAACACCATGTACTCTCAGGCTGGCTCAGGTCTGCCtccacaaccacacacactggAGGATGTCCCTGCTGCTCCACTTGGTCTCCCACAACCCTCTCTGCCAGGGGTGACCTTGTTCAACCCTCACAGTGCAGGATCACCTGGTGTCTACCCAGCACCAAGTCCCACAGGATACGCATCCTCACATACTGAGCAGGGCTATTTTAATTCAAGAGAACAGATGCCACCCATGGTCACCGAGCCGCAACCCGTGGCTTCACCCCCAGCTCCTAGTCAGACACCTTTTAACCAGGAATTTCAAGGACAgcctcctcctcagcctgtgCCCTTCCAGCCAGTGCCTCCCACCACCTCCTCTTCTCAATGGGCCCCTGATCACGGAAGTCGGCCTCCTTCAGTTCAAAACTATTTCCAGCCCACTAGTGATCCTCCATCACAGCCTTTTAATATACCACCGCAGACCCCGGTGTACCCCTCTCACACCCCATCACCCCATCACAACACCCCTACCCCCCCGACACAACTTGGACATTCCCAGATCCaggctcctcttcctctccagaaCCCTTTAAATGCCCCTGGCTCTCAATGGCCTGACCCAAATGCACCTCAGCTGCATAACTCTCACTTCCAAACTCAGAGCTACTTCAGTCAGAGCTCTGCACCCCAGGACTCATGGTTCAACCAACCTCCACAGGACTCGGGTTACCACCAAATGGGAACTGGCCTGGGCCATCctcagccccagccccagccccagcctcagccccagccccagccccagcatGACGCTCCTGGATCTCAACATGCATCCAACACCGGGTCTGGGCCTAGTCCTGCCCCTGCCCCACTACCATACTCTCAGGAGTCTGGTACACTCTCAATGTTCTTCAAAGACAATGATGTTGAAAATGAGGAAACACTGGCTGGAGACAGAAATAAGGCAGTGAATGGTATCCCTGAATCCTTTCAGCATCACAGTAACCCACAAGCTGCTGCACCAGCCTACACTGGCCATGCAGATGTTCCTTTGGATTACCAAGGAGCTCCTCTGCAAGATCATTCACACCTACCATACATGAATGATGGTAATCATGCACCACAAGGAAATAGCCAGAAGCCCCCTGATGCCCAGTACGACCATGTGGAGAATTTGGAGTGTGTCCCGAACCTGGAAGTATTACCCAGTGAAACCCATGGCAGCCCTGCTTCTACTGCAGCCCATGGAGTAGACGTGTTTGAAACCGGTCCTAACCTGGAGACTCCAGATTCTATTCCACGACCAATGAGATCTGCCAGTGTGTCATCCAACTATAGCAACATGAGTCATGGGAGTGGAACTGGAACTGGAACTGGCACTCGTCGACCCCAGGGAGTAGTAGGTACCTTTATTCAGCAGGAAAGCCCTCGTCTCACTGATGATGCTAACCTGTCTGCTGCCACTGGAGGCTATTTTGAGCAGATTGACACTTCTCCAGCTGGAGATATGGGTGCACAACAGAGCTCTCTGGAGCAGATGTGGCCTCATACACCTAGCCCCCCTAAACCAACTGGTATCTTTCAGGCCAGTGCTAACAGCTCTTTTGAACCTGTGCGCTCACATGGGGTTGGGGTGCGTCCTGCTGAAGTTGATAGGGCCAAAATGGTAGTGGAAAGTGGTGCAGATTCTGCACCCGGCAACCTGGAGCAGCCACCAGATAATATGGAAAATATCTATGGGCCAGGGCACCCCTTGCCTGCTGGGGCTGCAGGTGGTGTACCTCATCCGACACATCCAGTGGTTCATTCTCACTCCCGACCTTCATCCCGTGCTTATGGGGCCAGTCGGCCCTGTGAGAGCCCTGCCACGACTCTGTGGGCTCAGAATGATCCTGCTAGCTTGAGTGCTAACATCCTCCTAGCTCCAGCTGCTCCGACAGTTCTTGCCCCTTTACGAGAGCCCAGTGCTGATGTCATCCAACCTCCAGAGGATGGTCCATTGGACCTCCAGCCTTCACAGAGAATCCAGCCAACTTCACAGCAACATTCAGAGAACCTAGAGAACCCACCAAAGGTGAGTGAGGCTGAGCCAGCTGACTCCCAAGGCAACCTGGGCTATGCGTCTCTTCTTGTGTCCGACTCGCTCCATCAGCCTGTTTTGATTGCCCCGCCGGTGTCCAATTACAATGTGATTCCCCCCAGTACCCTTCCTCAAGCAGCCAGTCAAAGTAGCCTTAGGGAAACTACCCCACCTGTGAGATCACTCGCACAGGGGCAAGGTGCCAGTCCCTCTCAACCACCTTTAGTAACCCCTAATCAGAATCCACTGTTTGCTCCTGGACCAATGAGCTTCAGTCCTTCAGCCTCTAACCAGGCGCCACTCAATCTTACTCGAGACAACACAGAAGTGGCATCGTCAGAAATCACAGCTCCGCCGCAATCTCAGCCAGTCCGCCCTCCTCTTTCAAGGGGCCAATCATTGGCTGGAGACAGCCACTCTGCTCTTCAAGTTAATCCGCAAGCTTCTCTCATGGCTGCTACTGTCTCTAATCATAATCAACCATCGAATTATGAACTGCTTGATTTTTCTATGCACCAATCACAAACTCAAAACCAAGCATCTGGTCATCCTTCCTCTTTACATGAGTCTTCACAATCTAGTAATGGATTTTACTTACAGGTCACCAAAGATGCTCAGCAGGGGTTAAGAGTGGAAGGGAATGCCCCTGTCCAGACCCCAGCCTCTTTATCTACCCCACAGGTACCGCCAGCGTCCTCCCAAGCAGCTGCAGTTACACAGCAGCCACCAACTGAACCTCCTAAGACATCAGACTCTCAGGCTGCACCGCAGGGACAAAATGATGCTCCTCCTGTTCCAGTGAGTGGAGCACAACCTCCCCCTGGCCAGTATCCATCTCCAGCACAGGGTCCGCCTGCTGCAGGGAGCGTTCCTCCTTCTGCCGCTGCAGGGTCTCGGGGGCCAGTTCCTCCAGGGGCCTCACAGCCAGCTTCTGGAGAGCCACCTCGACCACCCTCCTCTGCGGGCAGCCATCAGGGCTATGGGCCCCCTCCTGCAGTGCCAGGGCAGATGTATGGAGGCTATTATGGTAACTATGGAGAATACCCAGATAGCAGAGCACCTTATCCTCCTGGCCAGTATCCACCTCCACCTGGGGATCCTAGAGCACAGCAATATTATCACGTATGTGGAAATTCTTTTTTGCTATgcttgtaaatatatttatttgacacttttttgttattatctACAGATGTACATTTGAAAAAGCTTGATGATTAACTGCATCCATGAAATATAAAACGTCAAATTTAAAACAGTGAACAGAAAATCactcattcatgtttttatattctcAGGATGGTCAGTACAGGAACAGAGGAGATCCTTGGTATGGCAGATATGAAGGGGGGAACCCAGCCTACCGTGATCCAAACTACCAGTACAGAGAGCCTCAACCAGAACGACCCAGCTCCAGGACCAGTCAGTATTCTGACAGGCCTTCATCCAGGTCAGTGAAACAGTTTCTCAGTTGTACACCATCTTCAGTATGggatttactgtatgtcatgcctgcatttttatcattttagtcatttatttgtTAATGCCGTTTTTAACAGTCTTTcttatttaagaaaatattaaaaactagGTAGGGAATCCCCTGCAGTGAGTTGACCTGTAAATTTCACctcttatttgctttctctCATAGGCAAGGCTATCCTGAGAATTACCACAGAGCAAACCGAAGTGCCTATAGTGATTATTATGCAGAATACCCCAAGAACTATAATTATCCAGGTATGAGccatttcctcttcctgttcaccgaatttgttgtaaaataaaacctAAAACCTGTACCTAAAACACATTCATCTTTCTgtgtatataaatgtttttttgatatgaatgtctctctcttcctctccgtATCTTCTGTGGGAAGGATACAACTATGGACAGTATGACCCTCGATACGGAGCATACTATGATCAGGCCTACTGGGCTAATTACGATGACAGATACAGAGGCAGAGACTACTATAATCAACAAGTGTATCCTGCCAGGTATGCAGAGAAAACAATTTTTACACTCTTAAGTGGTGCATATAAATGagattgttgtttttgcatttggTAATAGAGTTGTGTAAGAATGTGTTGTAGCAGCAGCTGTGCTGTTAATTTGTATAGTTCCCCTTAATTTATACTGAATGTGTCTATTTGAAAATGGACTTAAAACAGAAGTTCAAGGTTATCTAGTTGATGGATACTTTTAgctttgttaaaatgttttacttctgctgtgtttgttaCATTTATAACTTTTTACGGACTACATGCTACATTGCAACAGGTAGTTTTGCCAAATTGCTTCATAAAAACACTGTACACTCCTCTCACAGGAAAGATGGCTATGACAACCGGTGGACGTACTATCCTGGTTATGATGCCAGTTTTGATGAAGATAACCGTCCATATGTAGAACCGTACGGAGATGAGTTTGACCGACGCAGCATCCACAGCGAGCAGTCGGCGCACAGCGTGCACAGCTCCCGTAGCCACCACAGCAGACGAAGCAGCTTCAGCTCAAGGTCACAACAGGTAAATGTGCAGAATTTTCTTGTATGTGTAGGTGTTTTTACCTTTTGGTATTATCTGGCGCATCGAAGGCTGAGCCAAGGCCTATCAGGAAAGAGATTATGATTCTTGCAGGTGGCACCACTTGCTCCGTCTCTCTTTGACACCAGCACTCCTTGCTCTCTTAAGcacaacaaaagataaaacttGTTGTCCTTAAAGCGCAAGGAAGGCAAAGGTAAACCTCCCTTCACGGCCTTGACAGCCAATCAGGACAGGTGTTATCTTGTCTCATCTTGGAGTTATACCACATTCCTAAACGTTTGTCCAGCTTTTCCGATATTGAAAAGaatgttttttccatttcctgttGGGTTTAGGGTGGTTTTTTGTGTACTTGATTTACTTTCATTATAGCATGATTGTCATTACTGTTAAACTTGCTTTGTCAGCATCTTTTTTGTACAGTGCTGTTCTTGTTAAAACTGTCACAGTGCCTTTATATGCCTTAATGAGAGGGCTGTGAATTTCTCCGAGAAACGATACAAACATgattgtatatatttatacaatccctttaatgtattaaaatgtttcaatttcagtgttctgaAGATTATTGACTTTCATGATATTTTGGATATTTGATACTCATGCAATGAATACTCTATGGGCAATGTGTGTTTACCACAGGGAGCAAATTTTGGGGTTTGTGGCTCCATGTATCAAAATGTCAGGAATGAGCTGGAAGGAAAGGTGTTGGAATAAGTTAAACCATCATTATTTTCCAAATTGTGGAACTATTGCTTTAAGGGTTGTTCTTTTATGTTTCACCATTGCTTTTGGAGGATTCAGAAAATATGTAATACTGTACCAGCCTTGAGTAGATTAGCCTGTGGTTGTTTTCCCATGACAAACCCTGTAGCATCTCTTTACTATTAGCTATACCTTAAGGCAGTCTCATGATCATTCCTGGTTCTCAGCTGCTTCATTCACAGTGGCCCCTTTACAATAATAGGATTGTCAGCTATGTAGAAACATAGTTTATTCTTAGGAAAATGAGAAAACTGATAATGACGACATCACTGAAGTTTTTACAGTGTGAGGCTCATAGCATCTTGAGTGAAAAGTATGTGTTGACATTTCACTCACTGAATTGGAGAAGGAGGTTGCGCTTCAACAATGGGATTCTCAATGGAGAGCTAAACCCAAGATCCAGTAATATTGttccaaaaatatgaaaagcaCATCTCAAATTTCCTAGTCAAGGAGGACATACTAACATTTCACTTGTTCATTTGACTCACATCACAATCGAAAAACACTTACGTCATTTGGACCTTCCTCATAGCGTTTGAAGTAGGGGTGCAACAGATCACAAAAGTCACTGTTTGGATCATATCACAGTTTTATATataactttgctttccatttattctgtaaaacacttaacGCACGGAACTTGTGCCCAttgtcttaaatgaaaacaacattcaagatgtacaatgtttaaatacaatcgtaaaatatgtaaaatattcaatactcaattgttaaatttaaGTGCAATATGAAGCATGATACATCCTTTAAAcacggtagtgaatgaaacaataggctgtgtccacatcatcaaaacttgataacttacaaacatgaacacatctcgtcctgcagcttagcttgttgaactgctaatgtcagttagcagctacacagctaactagctgctcagcagcagcatgttaaacagcatgtaaacatacctacagatgtcacttcagacccaTTAggtgctggtttggtcgttgctcttcaaaatccctgttagtgacacgctgtctgtccaagACTTGTACTTAcggcagtttgtttactttgtctccaagGAGACATTAAAATCTGCAGTTAATCTGCGGTTCACATGTGTGCCGAGCCGTGGGGGGTTGTCCGTATGGATTACGGATCAACTACGTcccgttacaccactagtttTAAGTATACAGGTTCaattcagtcatatatatatacacggGCAGAGTTAATATACAGTTAAATCTGATTTAAACCCCATTATATACAATATGAAACTTCACAAAACACTGTTTCTGGCCATCATTGATTTACTATTAAGAACATACAATAAATGGCAATAAAGGGACATTTAG
Protein-coding sequences here:
- the sec16a gene encoding protein transport protein Sec16A isoform X4, whose amino-acid sequence is MQPPPRTGTPGASGPPPSGPNMFRRTRPHKHTAAATASMPPATQPMTDPFAFVRAPPPMAAGGPPTIPNSNPPPMQAPPNTMYSQAGSGLPPQPHTLEDVPAAPLGLPQPSLPGVTLFNPHSAGSPGVYPAPSPTGYASSHTEQGYFNSREQMPPMVTEPQPVASPPAPSQTPFNQEFQGQPPPQPVPFQPVPPTTSSSQWAPDHGSRPPSVQNYFQPTSDPPSQPFNIPPQTPVYPSHTPSPHHNTPTPPTQLGHSQIQAPLPLQNPLNAPGSQWPDPNAPQLHNSHFQTQSYFSQSSAPQDSWFNQPPQDSGYHQMGTGLGHPQPQPQPQPQPQPQPQHDAPGSQHASNTGSGPSPAPAPLPYSQESGTLSMFFKDNDVENEETLAGDRNKAVNGIPESFQHHSNPQAAAPAYTGHADVPLDYQGAPLQDHSHLPYMNDGNHAPQGNSQKPPDAQYDHVENLECVPNLEVLPSETHGSPASTAAHGVDVFETGPNLETPDSIPRPMRSASVSSNYSNMSHGSGTGTGTGTRRPQGVVGTFIQQESPRLTDDANLSAATGGYFEQIDTSPAGDMGAQQSSLEQMWPHTPSPPKPTGIFQASANSSFEPVRSHGVGVRPAEVDRAKMVVESGADSAPGNLEQPPDNMENIYGPGHPLPAGAAGGVPHPTHPVVHSHSRPSSRAYGASRPCESPATTLWAQNDPASLSANILLAPAAPTVLAPLREPSADVIQPPEDGPLDLQPSQRIQPTSQQHSENLENPPKVTKDAQQGLRVEGNAPVQTPASLSTPQVPPASSQAAAVTQQPPTEPPKTSDSQAAPQGQNDAPPVPVSGAQPPPGQYPSPAQGPPAAGSVPPSAAAGSRGPVPPGASQPASGEPPRPPSSAGSHQGYGPPPAVPGQMYGGYYGNYGEYPDSRAPYPPGQYPPPPGDPRAQQYYHDGQYRNRGDPWYGRYEGGNPAYRDPNYQYREPQPERPSSRTSQYSDRPSSRQGYPENYHRANRSAYSDYYAEYPKNYNYPGYNYGQYDPRYGAYYDQAYWANYDDRYRGRDYYNQQVYPARKDGYDNRWTYYPGYDASFDEDNRPYVEPYGDEFDRRSIHSEQSAHSVHSSRSHHSRRSSFSSRSQQSQVYRSQPDLVSAVYDTTSSTLAVDYSYGQFPNQTDATQNYSQYMYPSEYPADNTWTAPEQPPPRPATPEKFTIPHRCARFGPGGHLVQVLPNLPSAGQPALVDIHNLETMLQDTPDQAELRGFPGPLVKEETHKVDVIKFSQNKALECSRDNNLLDRDSARLLWDFIMLLCRQNGTVVGTDIADLLLKEHRSVWLPGKSPNEANLIDFNNEPLARAEEEPGAGPLSLLSDTFMTVPENIGKETERFRELLLFGRKKDALEAAMKGGLWGHALLLASKMDNRTHARVMTRFANSLPINDPLQTVYQLMSGRMPASATCCGEEKWGDWRPHLAMVLSNLTHTLDLDTRTITTMGDTLASKGLIDAAHFCYLMAQVDLGVFTKKSTKMVLIGSNHSLPFFKFATNEAIQRTEAYEYAQSLGSQPFTLPNFQVFKLIYACRLAEAGLSAQAFHYCEVISRTVLVQPSYYSPVFISQIIQMSEKLRFFDPQLKEKPEQELFNEPEWLIHLRQLEGQIRTGAITYNADRTTPTQYSCSSPSSDLDQPTPPEPYSMPLELDGPTPDNPLMSSLLPGPPPQGVQLMPPAPTSILQEGMAPDMPQFYPVPPSGPPGQIPISGYPPQDPGFAPPPFQPQHEQPDMYPGAHQQTCPPPPQVGQMSPHMPPQVQHSPVQMNHPPPQMPQHMPPSPGHMPHLEQPPYAPPEMQMTQQMPPSPHRSSLTPQKDFYDHMAQMGPGRRSRSTSQSSMHMASGRRSRTTSESSTHSGGRERSNSAVKQASPPPPSIPEQPSKEEAKKAKKDSPKKSGGGGGVGWLSWLYRKGKNEAHLPDDKNKSIVWDEQKQKWVDLNEPEEESKPPPPPPSGFPKMAPMPGPGGPAAPPGGGPPVNMFSRKAGARSRYVDVLNPSRTAKPGGLAPAPPPADIFAPLAPMPMPANLFVPSSAPDDQQPLEGSEGGNQEQNSPNTSAAPQMFNPTLLPPAPEGPPMPDGLQSGELSRSSSMSSLSREVSQHLNQSHPAQGPAPTGGVTFYNPAQFAQTSAPSGGGLRSGRLGGQRQYPVLK